In Eriocheir sinensis breed Jianghai 21 chromosome 30, ASM2467909v1, whole genome shotgun sequence, the following are encoded in one genomic region:
- the LOC127005631 gene encoding mitochondrial import inner membrane translocase subunit TIM16-like has product MAKHLAQLVVAGLQVVGRAFAKALRQEIAASQAAAQRAGGGAAGARHSAANQKLGMTLEEAKQILNVEELDPERIQKNYEYLFNINDKSKGGSFYIQSKVVRAKERVDKELEEVVTAKEQQQRKDTTQDGNT; this is encoded by the exons ATG gccaaacacctggcGCAGCTGGTGGTTGCTGGACTACAGGTGGTGGGCCGGGCCTTTGCCAAGGCACTCAGGCAGGAGATAGCAG CGAGCCAGGCGGCAGCACAGCGGGCAGGAGGCGGGGCGGCAGGCGCTCGGCACTCAGCAGCCAACCAGAAGCTGGGCATGACCCTGGAGGAGGCCAAACAGATACTTAATGTGGAGGAGCTGGACCCAGAGAGGATCCAGAAGAACTATGAGTACTTGTTCAACATCAATGACAAGAGTAAAGGGGGATCCTTCTACATTCAGAGCAAG GTGGTTCGGGCCAAGGAGCGCGTGgacaaggagctggaggaggtgGTGACAGCCAAGGAGCAGCAGCAACGCAAGGACACCACCCAGGATGGCAACACCTGA
- the LOC127005340 gene encoding mucin-1-like, producing the protein MSLKEEEEESRSKSEYCTRVPPSSSPYKQDADQQRTSPAAPGVTEEVVNSLYEPFDRPAPSCVTEEVVNSLYEPFDRPAPSCVREEVVNSLYEPFDRPAPSCVREEVVNSLYEPFDRPAPSCVREEVVNSLYEPFDRPAPSCVTEEVVNSLYEPFDRPAPSCVREEVVNSLYELFDRPAPSCVTEEVVNSLYEPFDRPAPSCVTEEVVNSLYEPFDRPAPSCVREEVVNSLYEPFDRPAPSCVREEVVNSLYEPFDRPAPSCVREEVVKSLYEPFDSLRQLPPAVTVPTPPEMMMTVVKV; encoded by the exons ATGAGTTTAA aagaggaagaagaagaatcaagaaGCAAATCAGAATATTGCACGAGAGTCCCACCGTCTTCATCCCCCTACAAGCAAG ACGCAGACCAGCAGCGAACTAGTCCAGCGGCGCCCGGCGTGACGGAGGAGGTGgtcaacagcctgtacgagccctttgacCGTCCTGCACCGTCCTGCGTGACGGAGGAGGTGgtcaacagcctgtacgagccctttgacCGTCCTGCACCGTCCtgcgtgagggaggaggtggtcaacagcctgtacgagccctttgacCGTCCTGCACCGTCCtgcgtgagggaggag gtggtcaacagcctgtacgagccctttgacCGTCCTGCACCGTCCtgcgtgagggaggaggtggtcaacagcctgtacgagccctttgacCGACCTGCACCGTCCTGCGTGACGGAGGAG gtggtcaacagcctgtacgagccctttgacCGCCCTGCACCGTCCtgcgtgagggaggaggtggtcaacagcctgtacgagctCTTTGACCGTCCTGCACCGTCCTGCGTGACGGAGGAG GTGgtcaacagcctgtacgagccctttgacCGCCCTGCACCGTCCTGCGTGACGGAGGAG GTGgtcaacagcctgtacgagccctttgacCGCCCTGCACCGTCCtgcgtgagggaggag gtggtcaacagcctgtacgagccttTTGACCGCCCTGCACCGTCCtgcgtgagggaggaggtggtcaacagcctgtacgagccctttgacCGTCCTGCACCGTCCtgcgtgagggaggaggtggtcaaaagcctgtacgagccctttgacAGCCTGCGCCAGCTTCCCCCAGCCGTCACCGTCCCCACACCTCCAgaaatgatgatgacggtggtgaag gtgtaa
- the LOC127005633 gene encoding enhancer of mRNA-decapping protein 3-like — translation MTEYVGCQVSVEVRGGLGWYQGRVVAVSTQRQTLTLTQVIHNGRPAPLSEVTINAGDVVELKILSHPKKGDVEPTTATTTRPTPQPASVPSGATPHGHTPQALLTYPSHAQANHHNQTPQKQTQLPPTSHPQQQYTTQRAPKAQLQFPQAGHGEAAVAGYGTGAGGEAGQIRRKPRTSVGETLAHGSHHHTLPKDTSGEWQRVSQAPAAAPDYSSPRRFDPARTAGKKERQRRARNEATFGISDDDMMATDFDFESNLALFDKQAVYEEIQSHKPDVVRQTVRENYRYDENVLPSKPPPERKIIVPTSGAAEVIYANDSGVLVPSVTSELRAALLSTANQHGLTNSRQLEMIGRAATEVIMSISGCSHRLDPGSNQQQPPVVVLLCGSHLQGAAGVNTARQLESQGVQTLVVTPPSASSPPTPLLLTHELQLYGLTGRTVADPRKLPSTLDLIVDARLDHLGRAGEGGGGQAWLASTAAWASASRAPVLALDPPSDLAALSFSSPPLPARVLLCVALPLAYTPSRGKLYLLSLPIPLHTFAAVGIKYVSPFGAKLVIPLHPCE, via the exons ATGACTGAATACGTGGGCTGTCAAGTGTCCGTGGAGGTGCGAGGGGGCCTAGGGTGGTACCAGGGCCGGGTGGTGGCCGTCAGCACCCAGCGGCAGACACTCACTCTCACCCAGGTCATCCACAATGGCCGGCCGGCGCCACTGTCTGAGGTCACCATCAA tgCCGGTGACGTGGTGGAGCTCAAGATACTGTCACACCCGAAGAAGGGCGACGTAGagcccaccactgccaccaccaccagacccaCACCACAGCCTGCCTCAGTCCCCTCAGGAGCAACACCCCATGGCCACACACCCCAGGCCTTGCTCACATACCCCTCACATGCTCAAGCTAACCACCACAACCAGACGCCGCAGAAACAGACACAGCTGCCACCGACGTCACATCCACAGCAACAGTACACCACACAGCGGGCCCCCAAGGCACAGCTACAATTCCCCCAGGCAGGGCATGGAGAGGCGGCTGTTGCTGGGTATGGGACGGGGGCCGGGGGGGAGGCGGGGCAGATCAGGAGGAAGCCCCGTACCTCAGTTGGGGAAACGCTCGCTCATGGGTCACACCACCACACGCTCCCCAA AGATACCAGTGGGGAGTGGCAGCGGGTGTCCCAGGCCCCGGCAGCTGCCCCTGACTACAGCTCCCCGCGGCGGTTTGACCCAGCCAGGACGGCGGGCAAGAAGGAGCGGCAGCGGAGGGCGCGCAATGAGGCAACCTTCGGCATCTCAGACGACGATATGATGGCCACGGACTTTGACTTTGAGAGCAACCTGGCGCTCTTTGACAAGCAG GCGGTGTACGAGGAGATCCAGAGCCACAAGCCTGATGTGGTGCGGCAGACGGTGCGGGAAAACTACCGCTATGATGAAAATGTCCTGCCGTCCAAACCTCCTCCTGAGCGCAAGATTATTGTTCCCACCTCAGGCGCTGCCGAGGTGATCTACGCCAATG ACAGCGGCGTGTTGGTTCCGTCAGTAACCAGTGAGCTCCGTGCGGCCCTGCTGTCTACGGCCAACCAGCACGGCCTCACCAACTCCCGGCAGCTGGAGATGATAGGCCGTGCGGCCACGGAGGTGATCATGTCCATCAGTGGGTGCAGCCAcag GCTGGACCCAGGCAGCAACCAGCAGCAGCCgccggtggtggtgctgttgtgtGGCAGCCACCTGCAGGGCGCGGCTGGAGTGAACACGGCACGGCAGCTGGAGAGCCAGGGCGTGCAGACCCTGGTGGTGACCCCGCCCAGTGCCtcctcgccccccacccccctgctTCTGACCCATGAGCTCCAGCTGTATGGCCTGACGGGCCGCACCGTGGCCGACCCTCGCAAGCTGCCATCCACCCTGGACCTCATCGTGGATGCACGTCTGGACCACTTGGGCCGGGCAGGGGAGGGCGGAGGCGGCCAGGCCTGGCTGGCCTCCACTGCAGCCTGGGCCTCTGCCTCCCGGGCCCCCGTGCTGGCCCTTGACCCGCCCAGTGACTTGGCGGCCCTGTCCTTCAGCTCCCCGCCCCTGCCCGCCCGTGTGCTGCTGTGTGTGGCGCTGCCCCTTGCCTACACACCATCCCGCGGCAAGCTGTACCTCCTCTCGCTGCCCATCCCGCTGCACACTTTCGCCGCTGTGGGCATCAAGTATGTGTCCCCCTTCGGTGCCAAGCTGGTCATTCCGCTGCACCCATGtgaataa